From Ignavibacteria bacterium, one genomic window encodes:
- the fabD gene encoding ACP S-malonyltransferase, with product MGKRAFVFPGQGAQYVGMAKDLYENSPEAKEMILMADEAVGLKLSHILFEGPEEALKQTENTQPAIFLHSVVLTSLLRNFQADMTAGHSLGEYSALVAAGAIQFYDAVKLVRTRGCAMQKAGTMNPGTMAAVIGMAPEKLEEVCQKALEAGIVQCANFNSPGQIVISGSVTGVRKAMEFAKASGAKLVKELVVSGAFHSPLMQPATDELKEKLDSTPVYDAKIPVYANVTAKPETKKEEIKELLLKQLNAPVRWEETVVNMISDGCDEFIEIGPGKVLQGLIKRINPDVKCSGIDKFSDLERYL from the coding sequence ATGGGTAAAAGAGCTTTTGTATTTCCCGGACAGGGTGCCCAGTATGTCGGTATGGCAAAGGACCTCTATGAAAACTCGCCTGAGGCAAAGGAAATGATCCTTATGGCTGACGAGGCTGTTGGTCTAAAGCTCTCGCACATACTTTTTGAGGGGCCCGAAGAGGCATTAAAGCAGACTGAAAACACGCAGCCTGCAATATTCCTGCACAGTGTAGTCTTAACAAGCCTTTTAAGGAATTTCCAGGCCGACATGACAGCAGGGCATTCCTTAGGGGAGTATTCAGCCCTTGTTGCTGCAGGCGCAATCCAGTTTTATGACGCCGTAAAGTTAGTAAGGACGAGGGGATGCGCAATGCAGAAGGCCGGAACAATGAACCCCGGCACTATGGCCGCAGTAATTGGAATGGCCCCGGAAAAGCTTGAGGAGGTCTGCCAGAAGGCTTTAGAGGCAGGAATTGTTCAGTGCGCCAATTTTAACTCACCCGGCCAGATCGTTATCTCCGGTTCAGTTACAGGTGTAAGGAAAGCAATGGAGTTTGCCAAAGCATCGGGCGCCAAGCTGGTTAAGGAGCTGGTTGTTTCAGGAGCATTTCACTCTCCTTTAATGCAGCCTGCTACGGATGAGCTGAAGGAAAAGCTCGATTCAACTCCGGTCTACGACGCCAAAATTCCGGTTTATGCCAACGTTACGGCAAAGCCGGAGACAAAAAAAGAAGAGATTAAGGAACTGCTCTTAAAGCAGTTAAATGCACCGGTTCGCTGGGAAGAGACAGTTGTAAACATGATCAGTGACGGCTGCGATGAATTCATAGAGATTGGGCCTGGAAAGGTTCTCCAGGGGCTTATTAAAAGAATAAATCCCGATGTAAAGTGTTCCGGAATCGACAAATTTTCCGATCTTGAAAGGTATCTCTGA